A single region of the Neotabrizicola shimadae genome encodes:
- a CDS encoding UDP-N-acetylglucosamine--N-acetylmuramyl-(pentapeptide) pyrophosphoryl-undecaprenol N-acetylglucosamine transferase: MAEPLLLIAAGGTGGHMFPAQALAETMVARGWRVKLSTDARGARYAGGFPSVVPVEQVASATFSRGGAAAKLGAPFVIAGGIIGAVAGMMRDKPTVVVGFGGYPTIPALAAAVILRRPRMIHEQNGVLGRVNAAFASRVDRLACGTWPTDLPPGVAGEHVGNPVRAAVLERAGAAYIPPGEYPMSLLVIGGSQGARVLSDLVPAAVAALPETLRERLRVSHQARDEDAARVVETYATAGVRAEVQPFFTDIPRRLSEAQLVISRSGASSVADISVIGRPSILIPFAAATGDHQTANARGLVQAGAAVMLPESALDAAKLSRDIAAILSDPVRAETMARAALAQGRPDATDRLAGLVETLARKMP; the protein is encoded by the coding sequence ATGGCCGAGCCGCTGCTTCTCATCGCGGCAGGCGGGACCGGGGGGCACATGTTCCCCGCCCAGGCTCTGGCCGAGACGATGGTGGCACGCGGCTGGCGGGTGAAGCTGTCCACCGATGCGCGCGGGGCGCGCTATGCCGGGGGCTTTCCGTCCGTGGTGCCGGTCGAGCAGGTGGCCTCGGCCACCTTCTCGCGCGGGGGGGCGGCGGCAAAGCTGGGGGCGCCCTTCGTGATTGCGGGCGGCATCATCGGCGCTGTGGCGGGCATGATGCGGGACAAGCCCACCGTTGTGGTGGGCTTCGGCGGATATCCCACGATCCCGGCGCTGGCGGCGGCAGTGATCCTGCGGCGACCGCGCATGATCCACGAACAGAACGGCGTCCTGGGGCGGGTGAACGCGGCATTCGCCTCGCGCGTGGACCGGCTGGCGTGTGGCACCTGGCCCACCGACCTGCCGCCAGGCGTGGCGGGCGAGCATGTCGGCAACCCTGTGCGCGCCGCGGTGCTGGAGCGGGCAGGGGCGGCCTACATCCCGCCGGGTGAATACCCGATGAGCCTTCTGGTCATCGGCGGCAGCCAGGGGGCAAGGGTCCTGTCGGATTTGGTGCCCGCTGCGGTAGCCGCCCTGCCAGAGACATTGCGTGAGCGGTTGCGCGTGTCGCACCAGGCGCGAGACGAGGATGCGGCGCGCGTTGTCGAGACCTATGCCACAGCTGGCGTGCGGGCCGAGGTGCAGCCCTTCTTCACCGATATTCCGCGCAGGCTAAGCGAGGCTCAGCTCGTGATCTCGCGCTCGGGCGCCTCGTCGGTTGCCGACATTTCTGTTATCGGGCGCCCATCGATCCTGATCCCTTTCGCCGCGGCTACCGGCGACCACCAGACCGCCAACGCGCGCGGGCTGGTGCAGGCCGGTGCGGCGGTAATGCTGCCGGAATCCGCGCTTGACGCGGCCAAGCTTTCGCGGGACATCGCCGCGATCCTTTCCGACCCCGTGCGCGCCGAAACCATGGCGCGGGCCGCGCTGGCCCAGGGGCGCCCGGATGCCACGGACCGCCTTGCGGGGCTGGTCGAGACGCTAGCAAGGAAGATGCCATGA
- the phaR gene encoding polyhydroxyalkanoate synthesis repressor PhaR — protein sequence MAETDKPLLIKRYASRRLYNTETSDYVTLEDVAGFIRAGREVQIVDLKTGDDLTRQYLLQIVAEHESKGENVLPINVLTDLVRSYTTNVQSVVPQFLAASFEMLREGQSKVMENLSSFPNPMAAMPGFDAMRKSQEAFMKTMMGGLPGWGSSGPAPDEDAKAGGSDEIADIKKQLAELQKKLSKL from the coding sequence ATGGCCGAAACCGACAAGCCGTTGCTCATAAAGCGGTATGCAAGCCGGCGGCTCTACAACACCGAAACGTCCGACTACGTCACTCTGGAAGATGTGGCAGGCTTCATCCGCGCAGGGCGCGAGGTGCAGATCGTCGATCTCAAGACCGGCGACGACCTGACGCGGCAGTACCTCCTGCAGATCGTGGCCGAGCATGAATCGAAGGGCGAGAATGTCCTTCCGATCAACGTGCTGACCGACCTTGTGCGCAGCTACACCACCAATGTGCAATCCGTGGTGCCGCAGTTCCTTGCCGCCAGCTTCGAGATGCTGCGTGAGGGCCAGTCGAAGGTGATGGAGAACCTGTCCAGCTTCCCCAACCCGATGGCCGCGATGCCCGGCTTCGATGCCATGCGGAAAAGCCAGGAAGCCTTCATGAAAACCATGATGGGCGGTCTGCCGGGCTGGGGCTCCTCTGGCCCCGCACCCGATGAAGATGCCAAGGCCGGCGGTTCCGACGAGATCGCCGACATCAAGAAGCAGCTGGCCGAGCTTCAGAAGAAGCTGTCCAAGCTCTGA
- a CDS encoding TetR/AcrR family transcriptional regulator: MATERRQFRREGEDRRREDLVAATLMLVGEGGAEAATLRAIAARAGVTAGLIRHYFGSKEDLLRSAFLDMMTRMTAESGAGLDDAPPDPAARLAAFVAGSLRPPVVDGHRVVLWAGFLHLVRRDRAMRDVHEMSYHAYRSRLESLIADLPRPSSPPRNRADAIACNAVIDGLWMEGSILPDTFASGEIVTIGLTSCGAILGVDLISVLPPPSPEVFA, encoded by the coding sequence GTGGCGACAGAGAGACGTCAGTTCCGCCGCGAGGGCGAGGACCGCCGGCGAGAGGATCTCGTTGCCGCCACATTGATGCTGGTTGGCGAAGGCGGGGCCGAAGCCGCCACGCTTCGCGCCATCGCGGCGCGCGCGGGCGTTACGGCCGGGCTGATCCGCCACTACTTCGGCAGCAAGGAAGACCTGCTGCGTTCCGCCTTCCTCGACATGATGACCCGCATGACCGCTGAAAGCGGCGCCGGACTTGACGATGCCCCGCCCGACCCGGCGGCCCGGCTTGCCGCCTTCGTGGCCGGCTCGCTGCGCCCGCCCGTCGTCGATGGGCATCGCGTCGTTCTGTGGGCCGGCTTCCTGCATCTCGTGCGCCGCGACCGCGCCATGCGCGACGTGCACGAGATGAGCTACCACGCCTATCGCAGCCGGCTGGAAAGCCTGATCGCCGACCTCCCGCGCCCGTCCTCTCCGCCGCGCAACCGGGCCGACGCCATCGCCTGCAACGCGGTCATTGACGGGCTCTGGATGGAAGGCTCCATCCTCCCCGACACCTTCGCCTCGGGCGAGATCGTGACCATCGGTCTCACCTCCTGTGGCGCCATCCTGGGGGTGGACCTGATCTCCGTCCTGCCCCCGCCTTCGCCAGAGGTCTTCGCATGA
- a CDS encoding pyridoxal phosphate-dependent aminotransferase, with amino-acid sequence MRYAPITERLAHLGGAKWEVHSRARLMKSEGRRVLEMTIGEPDVDTPRMLIDAATRAMQSGRTSYSNGRGEPALLRALSERYTRRTGRSVGTDQFICLPGTQTVLFAVMMALAEPGTEVLLGDPMYATYEGIVAASGATLVPVPLRPEKGFRMQAADVAARVTPRTRILFLNSPHNPTGAVLRKDEIAALGEVARAHDLWILSDEVYEELVFDGVSFASPFDDPDLADRTVVAASISKSHAAPGFRSGWCAGPREFTARLLPLSETMLFGSQPFIADMTAEAIAAPSSIARGMASRFAARAELLHRRLDGTAGLRLHRPEAGMFALLDVRSTGLSGRDFALSLLEATGVATMPGESFGTSLHGWLRLSLTQPDAVITEAADLIASHAARCLKGAA; translated from the coding sequence ATGAGATACGCCCCCATCACCGAACGTCTGGCACATCTGGGCGGCGCCAAGTGGGAGGTCCACAGCCGCGCGCGGCTGATGAAATCGGAAGGCCGCCGCGTTCTGGAAATGACCATCGGCGAGCCCGATGTGGATACGCCGCGGATGTTGATCGACGCGGCGACCCGCGCCATGCAGTCCGGCCGTACCTCCTATTCCAACGGCAGGGGCGAGCCTGCCCTGCTGCGCGCCCTGTCCGAACGCTATACTCGGCGCACGGGGCGGTCTGTGGGAACAGACCAGTTTATCTGCCTGCCCGGCACGCAAACTGTTCTTTTCGCCGTCATGATGGCTCTGGCAGAGCCGGGAACCGAAGTTCTGTTGGGCGATCCGATGTATGCCACCTACGAGGGCATCGTTGCCGCCTCTGGCGCTACCCTCGTTCCTGTGCCTCTGCGACCCGAGAAGGGCTTCCGTATGCAGGCCGCCGATGTGGCTGCCCGTGTCACCCCGCGGACCCGTATCCTGTTCCTGAACTCGCCCCACAACCCCACCGGCGCCGTCCTGCGCAAGGACGAGATCGCGGCCCTGGGCGAGGTTGCGCGCGCCCATGACCTGTGGATCCTGTCCGACGAAGTCTATGAGGAACTGGTCTTCGACGGTGTGTCCTTCGCCTCGCCCTTCGACGACCCGGACCTGGCCGATCGCACCGTCGTTGCCGCCTCGATCTCGAAATCCCACGCCGCGCCGGGCTTCCGGTCGGGTTGGTGCGCCGGCCCGCGCGAGTTCACCGCCCGGCTCCTTCCCCTGTCCGAGACCATGCTCTTCGGCAGCCAGCCCTTCATCGCCGACATGACGGCCGAGGCCATTGCCGCCCCGTCCAGCATCGCGCGAGGCATGGCCAGTCGCTTCGCGGCGCGCGCCGAACTTTTGCACCGGCGGCTCGATGGCACGGCGGGCCTCAGGCTGCACCGCCCCGAGGCGGGCATGTTCGCGCTCCTTGACGTGCGCTCCACCGGGCTTTCGGGACGTGACTTCGCGTTGTCGCTGCTGGAGGCCACCGGCGTCGCCACCATGCCCGGCGAAAGCTTCGGCACCTCGCTGCATGGCTGGCTCCGGCTCAGCCTGACGCAGCCCGATGCCGTGATCACCGAGGCGGCCGACCTCATCGCCTCCCATGCCGCACGTTGCCTGAAGGGTGCGGCATGA
- a CDS encoding Phasin has translation MTKTPDFTKVMQDMMASFPVDASAMQNAFKTQAAFGEKLSKVALEAAEKSTEITSKWAKETIAKLGDVTKAKTEAAEYGKAASDFASAAAEMAAENLAAFAEVAKKVQMETVELMLAAGKDMSEDATAAVKKATAEVTTVAKKVSSAAK, from the coding sequence ATGACCAAGACCCCGGACTTCACCAAAGTCATGCAGGACATGATGGCTTCCTTCCCGGTCGATGCCTCGGCCATGCAGAACGCCTTCAAGACCCAGGCCGCTTTCGGCGAAAAGCTGTCCAAGGTGGCTCTGGAAGCCGCCGAGAAGTCGACGGAAATCACCTCGAAGTGGGCCAAGGAAACCATCGCCAAGCTGGGCGACGTGACCAAGGCCAAGACGGAAGCCGCCGAATACGGCAAGGCTGCCTCGGATTTCGCTTCGGCCGCCGCTGAAATGGCTGCCGAGAACCTGGCCGCCTTTGCCGAAGTGGCGAAGAAGGTCCAGATGGAAACCGTCGAACTGATGCTTGCCGCTGGCAAGGACATGTCGGAAGACGCGACCGCCGCCGTGAAGAAGGCGACCGCCGAAGTCACCACCGTGGCCAAGAAGGTTTCCTCGGCCGCGAAGTGA
- a CDS encoding DUF2484 family protein: MTVSLVLACIWAVVASVIAMLPNRIHWPAAYALIVVGIPILGFVTYQNGPIMGLLVLAGGVSILRWPVLFLFRWLRGQVTGQPAE, encoded by the coding sequence ATGACGGTTTCGCTTGTTCTTGCCTGTATTTGGGCCGTGGTGGCTTCGGTGATCGCCATGCTGCCCAACCGCATCCATTGGCCCGCGGCCTATGCGCTGATTGTTGTCGGCATACCGATCCTGGGCTTTGTGACATATCAGAACGGCCCGATCATGGGTCTTCTGGTACTGGCAGGAGGCGTGTCGATCCTGCGTTGGCCCGTGCTGTTCCTGTTCCGCTGGCTGCGGGGGCAGGTCACCGGGCAACCGGCAGAATAG
- the murB gene encoding UDP-N-acetylmuramate dehydrogenase translates to MNALPQPRGILTPNRSLAELTWLRVGGPADWLFQPADEDDLCGFLRDLDPAVQVFPMGVGSNLIVRDGGIRAVVIRLGRGFNAISVQGDRVTAGAAALDAHVARKAAEAGLDLTFLRTIPGSIGGAVRMNAGCYGSYVADHLVEVRAVTRSGEAVVIPAADLHLAYRKSELPEGWVIVSATFHAGPGDPVALEARMEEQIAKRDASQPVKDRSAGSTFRNPAGFSSTGRADDVHDLKAWKLIEEAGLRGARLGGAQMSEKHANFLINAGGATAADLEGLGELVRKRVYQTTGLTLEWEIMRVGEPAAEKQE, encoded by the coding sequence ATGAACGCTCTTCCACAGCCTCGTGGCATCCTGACCCCCAACCGTTCGCTGGCGGAGCTGACCTGGCTTCGCGTCGGCGGGCCTGCCGACTGGTTGTTCCAGCCGGCGGATGAGGACGACCTCTGCGGGTTTCTGCGGGATCTGGATCCGGCGGTGCAGGTCTTTCCCATGGGGGTTGGGTCGAACCTGATCGTGCGCGATGGCGGCATCCGAGCGGTCGTGATCCGACTGGGCCGAGGCTTCAACGCGATCTCGGTTCAGGGCGACAGGGTCACGGCGGGGGCGGCGGCGCTGGATGCCCATGTCGCCCGCAAGGCGGCAGAGGCGGGTCTGGACCTGACCTTCCTGCGCACCATCCCGGGTTCGATCGGCGGTGCGGTCCGGATGAACGCGGGATGCTATGGGTCCTATGTCGCCGATCACCTGGTCGAGGTGCGCGCGGTCACCCGTTCAGGCGAGGCGGTTGTCATTCCGGCAGCCGATCTGCATCTGGCCTATCGCAAGTCCGAGCTGCCCGAGGGCTGGGTGATCGTTTCGGCCACCTTCCACGCCGGCCCCGGCGACCCCGTCGCGCTTGAAGCGCGGATGGAAGAACAGATCGCCAAGCGTGATGCCAGCCAGCCGGTCAAGGACCGGTCGGCCGGATCCACCTTCCGCAATCCGGCCGGGTTTTCGTCGACGGGGCGTGCTGACGACGTGCACGACCTGAAGGCCTGGAAGCTGATCGAGGAGGCTGGATTGCGCGGCGCCCGCCTGGGCGGAGCGCAGATGAGCGAGAAGCACGCCAACTTCCTGATCAATGCCGGTGGCGCGACCGCCGCAGATCTGGAAGGACTGGGTG
- a CDS encoding LysR family transcriptional regulator, with translation MGEGRGEGQGRVTLWGIEVFLAAAEEGAVSAAARRLGVSPSAVSQQLAGLETALGVPLLDRAARPLRMTPAGTMFRRHARTILDAEAEARAELAMADLSALTTLRLGMIEDFDAGVTPMLLTALAEDLKHCRFLLETGASHRLLDGLETRALDVAVTADGGAVGEDADWREVHPLMAEPFVAVVPRGVTLDPDRLPLIQYTARHLMGRQIAAHLMRQNHAIPSRFELDSYSAILAMVAAGIGWTILTPLAIRSAPRFRPEVEVRPLPFAPLERTISLSARAGVLRDMPERIATRLRSLIAGQVVAPMVADLPWLAGTLRVM, from the coding sequence ATGGGCGAGGGGCGGGGCGAAGGGCAGGGGCGCGTCACGCTCTGGGGGATCGAGGTCTTCCTTGCCGCGGCCGAAGAGGGCGCGGTTTCGGCTGCGGCACGGCGCCTGGGGGTCAGCCCTTCGGCGGTCAGCCAGCAACTGGCCGGTCTGGAAACCGCGCTTGGCGTGCCGCTTCTGGACAGGGCGGCGCGTCCCCTGCGCATGACGCCCGCCGGCACGATGTTCCGCCGCCATGCCCGCACCATCCTCGATGCCGAGGCCGAGGCGCGGGCCGAACTGGCGATGGCGGACCTGTCCGCGCTGACCACATTGCGCCTTGGCATGATCGAGGATTTCGATGCAGGCGTGACGCCCATGCTGCTGACCGCCCTGGCCGAGGATCTGAAGCATTGCCGCTTCCTTCTGGAAACCGGGGCCAGCCACCGCCTGCTGGACGGGCTGGAAACCCGGGCGCTGGACGTGGCGGTCACGGCCGATGGCGGCGCCGTGGGCGAAGACGCCGACTGGCGCGAGGTGCATCCCCTGATGGCCGAGCCCTTCGTCGCCGTCGTCCCGCGCGGCGTGACCTTGGACCCCGACCGCCTGCCGCTCATCCAGTACACAGCGCGGCACCTGATGGGCCGTCAGATCGCCGCGCATCTGATGCGGCAGAACCATGCCATTCCCTCGCGCTTCGAACTCGACAGCTATTCCGCCATCCTGGCCATGGTGGCGGCGGGCATTGGCTGGACCATCCTCACGCCGCTGGCCATCCGCTCGGCCCCGCGCTTCCGGCCCGAGGTCGAGGTGCGCCCCTTGCCCTTCGCGCCACTGGAACGGACCATCTCGCTTTCAGCCCGCGCCGGCGTGCTGCGCGACATGCCCGAACGCATCGCCACCCGCCTGCGCAGCCTGATCGCCGGGCAGGTCGTGGCGCCGATGGTTGCGGACCTGCCCTGGCTGGCGGGTACGCTGCGGGTGATGTAG
- the ftsW gene encoding putative lipid II flippase FtsW has protein sequence MTEMVYGSMPSRATEPVLSRWWRTIDKWSMAAIVLLFGIGLLLGLAASVPLAQRNGLDSFYYVQRQAIFGFMAMGAMVLVSMMPPVMVRRFAVLGFAASMVALLALPFIGSDFGKGAVRWISLGFASFQPSEFLKPFYIVVIAWLMAAAQDLNGPPGKTLSLVLTLVIVALLASQPDFGQTALVLFGWGVVYFVAGAPMLLIIVVIGIVGAGGFLAYNSSEHFARRIDGFLTPDVDPRTQIGYATNAIQEGGFFGVGVGEGQVKWSLPDAHTDFIIAVAAEEYGLILVLTIIALYAVVVVRSLHRLTRERDPFIRLSGTGLACIFGVQAMVNMGVAVRLLPAKGMTLPFVSYGGSSVIAAGITAGALLAMTRARPQGAMGDIFRRRR, from the coding sequence ATGACTGAGATGGTCTATGGTTCCATGCCCTCACGGGCGACGGAGCCGGTTCTTTCCCGTTGGTGGCGGACGATCGACAAGTGGTCCATGGCCGCGATCGTGCTTCTGTTCGGCATCGGCCTTTTGCTGGGGCTGGCCGCATCGGTGCCGCTGGCGCAGCGCAACGGGCTGGACAGCTTTTACTATGTGCAGCGGCAGGCGATCTTTGGCTTCATGGCCATGGGTGCGATGGTGCTGGTCTCGATGATGCCGCCCGTCATGGTGCGACGGTTCGCCGTCCTTGGCTTTGCGGCAAGCATGGTGGCGCTGTTGGCGCTGCCCTTCATCGGCTCGGATTTCGGCAAGGGCGCGGTGCGCTGGATCTCGCTTGGCTTTGCCTCGTTCCAGCCGTCGGAGTTCCTTAAGCCCTTCTACATCGTGGTCATCGCCTGGCTGATGGCGGCGGCGCAGGATCTGAACGGCCCGCCCGGAAAGACGCTGTCGCTGGTGCTGACATTGGTGATCGTGGCGTTGCTTGCCTCGCAGCCGGACTTTGGTCAGACCGCGCTGGTGCTGTTCGGCTGGGGCGTCGTCTATTTCGTGGCGGGCGCACCGATGCTGCTGATCATCGTGGTGATCGGCATTGTGGGTGCCGGCGGGTTCCTGGCCTACAACTCGTCAGAGCACTTTGCCCGCCGGATCGACGGCTTTCTGACGCCCGATGTCGATCCGCGCACCCAGATCGGTTATGCGACCAATGCGATCCAGGAAGGCGGCTTCTTCGGGGTCGGCGTGGGCGAGGGGCAGGTGAAGTGGTCGTTGCCCGACGCGCATACCGACTTCATCATCGCTGTGGCCGCGGAGGAATACGGCCTTATCCTGGTGCTGACGATCATCGCGCTTTACGCCGTGGTGGTGGTGAGGTCGCTGCACCGGCTGACGCGCGAGCGTGATCCCTTCATCCGGCTTTCGGGCACGGGGCTGGCCTGCATCTTCGGCGTTCAGGCCATGGTCAACATGGGCGTGGCGGTTCGGTTGCTGCCGGCCAAGGGCATGACGCTGCCCTTCGTGAGCTATGGCGGTTCTTCGGTCATCGCGGCCGGCATCACGGCCGGCGCCCTGCTGGCCATGACCCGCGCGCGGCCGCAAGGCGCCATGGGCGACATCTTCCGGCGGCGGCGCTGA
- a CDS encoding 5-guanidino-2-oxopentanoate decarboxylase — MRTVGERLVEGLVARGVEVVFGIPGVHTVQLYRGLSNAAVRHVTGRHEQGCVFMADGYARTSGKPGAAFLITGPGLTNGLTAMGQAKADSIPLLVITGVNRRSSLELGHGLLHELPDQQAMVRPLCPTFRVNGPEDLAPVLEAAWAAMTGERPGPVHIEVPTDVMPLECPTLPAPGPAPLAEVPEEADLDRAAALLDAAGRVVILAGGGSKAADVAALAKRLDAPVVQTINARGQMPGHPLAVPASPSLDATRALIAAADQVLAIGTELGPTDYDMYVRGGLPDLSGMIRIDVSGDQLARHPAALALRGDAAATVAALLPRLSDKAGVGAARAAETVAAARAELGRLDPKMTRRLAMVEAIRDALPGSIIVGDSTQPVYAANLVYGHDRPGGWFNAATGYGTLGYAPGAAIGAAIAAPGVPVVCLIGDGGLQFTAAELRSAVDAGAAVTFVVWNNAAFNEIADAMTEAGTQVIGCHPSPLKLEPFAAACDLPFQSVPAEPAALAAALQAPQTGPRLIEVRARGH; from the coding sequence ATGAGAACTGTCGGCGAGCGCCTGGTCGAAGGGCTGGTGGCCCGCGGGGTCGAGGTCGTCTTCGGCATTCCCGGCGTCCATACGGTCCAGTTGTACCGCGGCCTGTCCAATGCCGCCGTCCGCCATGTCACCGGGCGACACGAGCAGGGCTGTGTCTTCATGGCCGATGGCTATGCCCGCACCTCGGGCAAGCCGGGGGCGGCCTTCCTCATCACCGGGCCGGGCCTCACCAACGGGCTCACGGCCATGGGGCAGGCCAAAGCGGATTCCATCCCGCTTCTGGTCATCACCGGGGTGAACCGGCGTTCGAGCCTGGAGCTTGGCCATGGGCTTCTGCATGAACTGCCCGACCAGCAGGCCATGGTGCGCCCCCTCTGCCCGACCTTCCGTGTGAACGGGCCGGAAGACCTGGCCCCGGTGCTGGAGGCCGCATGGGCGGCGATGACCGGCGAGCGGCCCGGACCGGTTCACATCGAGGTGCCGACCGATGTGATGCCGCTGGAGTGTCCGACGCTGCCGGCACCGGGGCCGGCGCCTCTGGCAGAGGTGCCTGAGGAAGCGGACCTGGACCGCGCGGCCGCGCTTCTGGATGCGGCGGGTCGGGTGGTGATCCTGGCCGGAGGCGGATCGAAGGCGGCGGATGTCGCGGCGCTGGCCAAGCGGCTGGATGCGCCCGTGGTCCAGACGATCAATGCCCGCGGCCAGATGCCGGGCCATCCGCTGGCGGTACCGGCCTCTCCCAGCCTGGACGCGACCCGTGCCCTGATCGCGGCGGCGGATCAGGTGCTGGCCATCGGGACCGAGTTGGGGCCGACCGACTATGACATGTATGTCCGGGGGGGCCTGCCGGACCTGTCAGGGATGATCCGCATCGACGTGTCGGGCGACCAGCTGGCCCGGCATCCTGCGGCGCTGGCGCTGCGGGGGGATGCGGCGGCCACGGTGGCGGCGCTCCTGCCGCGGCTATCGGACAAGGCGGGCGTCGGGGCGGCACGGGCGGCAGAGACGGTGGCGGCGGCGCGGGCGGAACTTGGGCGGCTGGACCCGAAGATGACCCGGCGGCTCGCCATGGTCGAGGCGATCCGCGATGCCCTTCCGGGGTCGATCATCGTGGGCGACAGCACCCAGCCGGTCTATGCGGCGAACCTGGTCTACGGGCATGACCGGCCGGGCGGCTGGTTCAATGCGGCCACGGGCTACGGGACACTGGGCTACGCGCCGGGGGCGGCGATCGGGGCGGCGATTGCCGCGCCGGGGGTGCCGGTGGTCTGCCTGATCGGCGACGGGGGACTGCAGTTCACCGCGGCCGAGCTGCGGTCGGCGGTGGATGCGGGGGCGGCGGTGACCTTCGTGGTCTGGAACAACGCGGCCTTCAACGAGATCGCCGATGCCATGACCGAGGCGGGGACCCAGGTGATCGGCTGCCACCCCTCGCCCCTGAAGCTGGAGCCCTTTGCGGCGGCCTGCGACCTGCCCTTCCAGAGCGTTCCGGCCGAGCCTGCCGCCCTGGCGGCGGCCTTGCAGGCGCCCCAGACGGGACCGCGGCTGATCGAGGTCCGGGCCAGGGGGCACTGA
- the murC gene encoding UDP-N-acetylmuramate--L-alanine ligase has product MNAATKLPLELGPIHFVGIGGIGMSGIAEVLLTLGYRVQGSDAKASKITDRLVKLGATFFEGQAAGNIGDAAVVVISSAIKKGNPELEEARRRKLPVVRRAEMLAELMRMRSNIAIAGTHGKTTTTTMVATLLDKGGFDPTVINGGVIHAYGSNARAGAGEWMVVEADESDGSFNRLPATIAIVTNIDPEHMEHWGTIDALRKGFLDFVSNIPFYGIAVCCTDHPEVQALVGRVTDRRVVTFGFNAQADVRAVNLKFENGKARFDVLLQNEEPGSKIESCSLPMPGDHNVSNALAAIAVARHLGMKKDEIREALAGFAGVNRRFTRVGEVNGVTIIDDYGHHPVEIAAVLKAARQAVADQPGARVIAVHQPHRYTRLSNLFNEFCTCFNEADVVGIADVYAAGEEPIPGASRDDLVAGLIAHGHRHARAVMDEADLARLVKEQARPGDMVVCLGAGTISAWANGLPARLMGKAA; this is encoded by the coding sequence ATGAACGCCGCAACCAAACTTCCGCTGGAACTGGGCCCGATTCATTTCGTTGGGATCGGTGGTATCGGCATGTCGGGGATCGCCGAGGTGCTGCTGACGCTTGGCTACCGGGTGCAGGGATCGGATGCCAAGGCATCGAAAATCACCGACCGTCTGGTGAAGCTCGGCGCTACGTTCTTCGAAGGTCAGGCGGCCGGTAACATCGGCGACGCTGCGGTGGTCGTGATTTCCTCGGCGATCAAGAAGGGAAACCCCGAGCTGGAAGAGGCCCGGCGGCGAAAGTTGCCCGTGGTGCGACGCGCCGAGATGCTGGCCGAGCTGATGCGGATGCGGTCGAACATCGCGATTGCCGGCACGCACGGCAAGACGACGACGACGACCATGGTGGCAACGCTGCTGGACAAGGGAGGTTTCGATCCGACTGTGATCAACGGTGGGGTGATCCATGCCTATGGATCGAACGCCCGTGCCGGGGCCGGCGAATGGATGGTGGTTGAGGCCGACGAAAGCGACGGCAGCTTCAACCGGTTGCCTGCGACCATTGCCATCGTGACGAACATCGATCCCGAGCACATGGAGCACTGGGGCACCATCGACGCGCTGCGCAAGGGGTTCCTGGATTTTGTCTCGAACATTCCGTTCTACGGCATTGCGGTGTGCTGCACCGACCATCCGGAAGTGCAGGCATTGGTTGGCCGCGTGACCGACCGCCGCGTGGTCACCTTCGGGTTCAATGCGCAGGCCGATGTGCGCGCGGTGAACCTCAAGTTCGAAAACGGCAAGGCGCGCTTCGATGTGCTGTTGCAGAACGAGGAACCCGGTTCGAAAATCGAAAGCTGTTCACTTCCGATGCCGGGGGACCATAATGTCTCCAACGCGCTGGCCGCGATTGCCGTGGCACGTCACCTGGGCATGAAGAAGGACGAGATCCGCGAGGCCCTGGCCGGTTTCGCTGGCGTGAACCGTCGCTTCACCCGCGTGGGTGAGGTGAATGGTGTGACCATCATCGACGACTACGGCCACCACCCGGTGGAGATCGCCGCAGTGCTCAAGGCGGCCCGCCAGGCTGTCGCCGACCAGCCCGGCGCACGGGTCATCGCCGTGCACCAGCCGCACCGCTATACGCGCCTGTCCAACCTGTTCAACGAATTCTGCACCTGCTTCAACGAAGCGGATGTCGTGGGCATCGCCGATGTCTATGCCGCGGGAGAGGAGCCCATCCCCGGCGCCAGCCGTGACGATCTGGTGGCCGGCCTGATCGCCCACGGCCACCGCCACGCCCGCGCGGTGATGGACGAGGCGGATCTCGCTCGGCTGGTGAAGGAACAGGCCCGGCCGGGCGACATGGTCGTCTGCCTTGGCGCCGGCACGATCAGTGCCTGGGCGAACGGACTTCCAGCGCGTCTGATGGGGAAGGCAGCATGA